One genomic segment of Paraburkholderia caffeinilytica includes these proteins:
- a CDS encoding cell division protein ZipA C-terminal FtsZ-binding domain-containing protein yields the protein MDELTLGLIGAGAVVVGGVVVYNAWQGAKVRRKMPRPMPADTAESFARDDQEEQSPFIEPARPTTRREPVVGADVAAETAAARVEPTFGATAAPLDTPADIQAETTTPNGYPEAEGIAEAEGGHATKADEPVEPILPAATTISSAPPAIVDRRIDCIVPIRLNGPVAGDKVIPLAQRLRRAGSKPVHIEGKLEGGAWELLQNGARYEELRAAAQLANRSGALNELEFSEFVTGVQQFADALDASPEFPDMLETVAMARELDGFAAQCDAQLSINVLSDGAPWSANYVQAVASQDGLLLSRDGTRFVKLDAKQSPVFMLQFGDTNFLRDDLTYKGGQMITLVLDVPVADEDILPFRLMCDYAKSLAERIGGRVVDDGRRPLPETSLLAIEKQLMTLYAKLEQAGIPAGSPATRRLFSQ from the coding sequence ATGGACGAGTTGACACTCGGTTTGATCGGCGCGGGCGCCGTGGTGGTCGGGGGCGTGGTCGTGTACAACGCATGGCAGGGCGCGAAGGTGCGCCGCAAGATGCCGCGTCCGATGCCGGCCGACACCGCCGAAAGTTTCGCACGGGACGATCAGGAAGAGCAGAGTCCGTTTATCGAACCGGCCCGGCCGACTACGCGGCGCGAGCCGGTAGTGGGTGCGGATGTGGCGGCGGAAACCGCGGCGGCGCGGGTCGAACCGACGTTTGGCGCAACTGCTGCGCCGCTCGATACGCCGGCCGATATCCAGGCCGAGACGACCACGCCGAACGGCTATCCGGAAGCGGAAGGCATTGCCGAGGCCGAAGGCGGTCACGCTACGAAGGCCGACGAACCGGTCGAGCCGATCCTGCCCGCCGCCACGACGATTTCGTCGGCGCCGCCGGCTATCGTCGATCGCCGCATCGACTGCATCGTGCCGATTCGTTTGAACGGGCCCGTGGCCGGCGACAAGGTGATTCCGCTTGCGCAGCGTTTGCGCCGCGCCGGCAGCAAGCCGGTGCATATCGAGGGCAAGCTCGAAGGCGGTGCGTGGGAATTGCTGCAAAACGGCGCGCGCTACGAAGAGCTGCGCGCCGCCGCGCAACTGGCCAATCGCAGTGGCGCGCTCAACGAGCTGGAGTTCTCGGAGTTCGTGACCGGCGTGCAGCAGTTTGCCGATGCGCTCGACGCGTCGCCGGAATTTCCCGACATGCTGGAAACGGTCGCGATGGCGCGCGAGCTCGACGGCTTCGCCGCGCAGTGCGATGCGCAGCTGTCGATCAACGTGCTGTCCGACGGGGCGCCGTGGTCGGCCAACTACGTCCAGGCTGTCGCCTCGCAGGACGGCTTGCTGCTCTCGCGCGACGGCACGCGTTTCGTCAAGCTCGACGCGAAGCAGAGCCCGGTGTTCATGCTGCAATTCGGCGACACCAATTTCCTGCGCGACGACCTGACCTACAAGGGCGGCCAGATGATCACGCTGGTGCTCGACGTGCCGGTCGCGGACGAAGACATCCTGCCGTTCCGCCTGATGTGCGACTACGCGAAATCGCTGGCTGAGCGCATCGGCGGAAGGGTGGTCGACGATGGGCGCCGTCCGCTGCCGGAAACCTCGCTGCTGGCGATCGAAAAGCAGTTGATGACGCTTTATGCGAAGCTCGAACAGGCGGGCATTCCGGCGGGTTCGCCGGCCACGCGGCGGCTGTTCAGCCAGTAA